The following nucleotide sequence is from Candidatus Delongbacteria bacterium.
TGTTAAGTTTACCTTTCAGGGCAGAAAAGATTGAAAGTAGAGTAGAGACAATTGCCAAGATTAGTACTGCGGTTGCAATAACATCATTCCCCATAAAGTTTTTTATCATTTCAGATGGAAGAGTTAAGAGAAACCATAATCCAATCACGATTTGAATGATTGTGGTATAAGCAAAGATTTTTAATCCAATTGATATATTCTTTTCACCTAGATTTTTAAATTTTGCAACTACAGATTTCCATAATCCGGAAATAGCAATAGCAGCTACTACAAAATGTAAGTATCGTGGGATCAATGTTGGTTCTGAAAGATTTAGAAATTTCCCACTATCATTTTCAAAGTAAATTTTCCAGGATTCTGGAACTAACATAAGAGTGTAATTATTTGTCATCATAAATCCAATGTACAATAGAATGATTGAAGCAATAATTATGTTAATTCCTGCAAAGTTTCTTGAAACTTCTTTTTTGAAAACAAAAATGTAGGTGCAATAATATGCTACAATCAGAAGTGGAATTATAAGCAGCCAGGGTAGTGCCATGATTATAGTACTCGAATAAAATAGGTTTCCATACAAAACTTGAATGAAAAGTAATGGTGGAATTCCAAAATTTACAGTAAGAGCAACTAATGTTGGCAAGGAAAGACTCTGTTTTTCAAACTCTTTGCCTCTAAGAAAATTAAATGAACTTATCAATGATGTTCCAAGTAAACCGTTCATAAGTAGTAGGTGTAGGAGAAATGTCACTACTAATAAAACTTCAAACCATAACCAATGAACCGGTATTGTATCAGGTACTGGTATCATAACTGCTCCAATGTTTTGTATTTCACATATGCACTTAATTAATAAAGATTAATTTAATCTTGTTATGCAAATTAAAAATTATTTTTTTTCTGATTATTTCAGATATAATAAATATGAAAGTGTTGCTATTTTTATAGATTACATTTATGAAGTCTCACGAATGAATCTGCTACATTAATCGGATAAATTCGCATTGGACATTTTCTTGATGGAAATCTCTGAAGACTATTCGTATACATCATCATTTATGAATTAAAAAAAGATACAGAAATAATCAGGCATCATATTTGCAAATAATCTAATGAACAAATATGGAGGCTATTTATGAGATACATAATAATATTACTCTACTTATCTGCTATTTCGTTATATTCATCAATTTCAGTGTCTGGAGATATTGCGGTTAATACCACATGGGATACTGATACGGTTTATGTGAGCGGAAATTTAAACATATTGAACGGGGTGAAACTTACCGTTGAGGCTGGGACGATTGTCTATTTCCAAGAGAATTATAAAATCGATGTTAATGGTAGCTTGGTAAGTAATGGAGCTCTTGCTGATTCAGTTTATTTTACAGCCCTATCAACAGGTCCTGGTTGGAAAAAGATTTATTTTAACAATATTGATGCTGCAAATGATAGCTCTTTGATAGAATATACTTCATTTAAATTTTCTAATGAAAGAGCAGTTTATGTAAACAATAGCGATAAAATTAGAATTAGTAATTCTCTCTTTTCAAAAAACAACGGCGGGGCGATGTTGCTTTATGACTCTGATATTGAGATGTATAATGTAGATTTTACTTATAATCAATCCATAAACAAAGGTGGTGGATTGTCGGTATATAATTCATCTCCTAAACTCTATGATTGTCTGTTCTATTTTAATCAATCAAATGGTGGGGCTGCTATTTCAACATACAATTCAGATATGGAAGTATACAATTCTATCATATCAAACAATAGCTCTACAGGGAACGGTGCTATTTCTATGGAATCATCAAATTATCCGGCTTTCAGAAATTGCTTGATTGTAAATAATCAATCTGTCAACGGTGGTGGAGTTCATCAATCTGATTCTTTTTCGAGGTTTTACAATTGTACTATTTCAAGGAATAAAGCGACTGGTTCTGGAAATGGATTATATTTTGAAAATGGTTCTGACTCTTATCTTATCAATAGTATAGTTTTCTATAATAATAACGAAAATCAAGTTTATCTTGCAGATATTGCATCGGATATTTCAGTTTCATACTCTGATGTAGAAGGTGGATCAAACGGAATTCTGAGATCTTCAGGACTATTTAATGGTTTGTTCTACAGTTCATATTCTGAAATTCCAGGTTTCGTTTCAAAGTCTGCTGGTAGTGGGTCTTCGTATAATGGTTTAAGTGCAAATTGGAGTTTGCTTTCAGGGTCAACATTATTGAATAAGGGCACTATAGAATCTGACTCATTAAATTTATTAACATACGATTTGAATGGTAATGACAGAATCTATAGCTCTGTTCGGGTTGATATCGGAGCTTACGAGATTTTGGGAAATCCTCCAGTGATACAATCTATGGTAACTCAAAATGTAAACGAAAATTCAAATCTGAGTTTTTCAATTTTGGTTGATGACCCAGAATCTGACGATATCCATTTTAGTATAATTGGAGGAGTGGAAAGTGGAATGGAGTTGGATTCTCTAAGTGGAGATTTTTCATGGACACCAACTTTCGCCCAAAACGGTACCTATAATGTTTCATTCCTTGCAATTGAACAAACAGCACATAGCTATAGGGATACATTGGATTTAGAAATTATCGTAAATGATGTAGATCAAAATATTAGTATTAACAATATTCAGCCTTCATTAGGAGGGTATTATTCTGTGATCAGCGGAAATTCAATAAACTTTTCAATTGATGCCGTAGACCCTGATGGTAATAGCTTAATTTATCAGTGGATAGTGGATTTTAATCAGGTTTCATTGACAAATAATTATATGTTTACAGGCAGTGAAGGTTCATACAATGTAACTTTGAATTTATCTGATGGTCAGGGTAAGAATTATCAAACTATCAATTGGAAAATTGCTGTTCTTCCTTCTGATTTTCAATATAATAATACAGAGTTTAGTCATGATATAACTATTCCTGACGATGAGATTTTGTTAAATGGTGTTGAAGTGGATGAAGGAGATTATTTTGGTGTGTTCTATTTAGACGGAACTATTCTATCTTGTGCTGGGTACGGTGAATACAGAACTGATATGAATAAGGTTATTACTGTTTTTGGTGATGATCCTATGACAGGAGAGAAAGAAGGTTTCACAGCTGGGGAAGAATTTATATGGCAGATTTGGAAAAAATCCGATAAAAGTTTAAAAATTTGTGCCCCGATCTATTCAGCTTTAGGAGGAGGTATTACTGGCTCATACTATTTTGCCAATGGAGCATTATCAGAAGTTACAGATTTTTATTCAGATTATCAGTCTATATCACTTCCTGATCATTGGGATATATTCTCTTTAAATACCGATCCTATATATCGAAATATTAGTTCAGTTTTCAAATTGATAAATGATGACGTTATACTTGTTAAAGATAAAAACGGTAGTATTTACGCTCCTGAATATGGCATTAACAATATCGGTGACCTGATTTTAACAGATGGTTATAAAGTGAAACTAGCTAATCCAAGAGAATTGGAAATCACAGGACTGAAGATAGATACATCTCTAAATTCGGTAAATGTTGTTGCCAGTACTTGGAGTTATATTGGGTATTCATACAATGAGGTAGCTTCAATATCAGCTATAGTAGACGGTTCGTTATCTCCTGGACAAGGAGATTTAACATCCGATGTAGTTATTATTAAATCTGGAGATGGCAGGGTTTTTATGCCTGGAAACGGAATAAACCAGATTGGAAATTTAGAACCTGGAAATGGTTATCAGATCTATACATCCAGTGATATTGAAATTATTTATCCCGAAAGTACTAAAGATACAGTTGTGGAAAAAAAGAGTTGGAGAAAAACTGAAAACTATATACCGGTGAAGCCTACAGGAAATGATATGGTACTTATATTTAGTGATGAAGTTTTAAAATCTTTTGAAGGCAGGGGAGAGTTAGGTGTTTTCTGTGATGATCATTGCTATGGGGCATCAGTATTTGAAGGGGAAAATTTTGCAGTTACGGTATTTGGTGATGATATCTCTACTATGATGAAAGATGGTCTTGTGAATGATGATAAACTTCAAGTAAAATATTACGATATTGAGAATGGTTGTGAAACTACACTTGTTTTATTTACCAAAGATGATGAAATAATGTATAGAGATAATACAATTATTATGGTTGATAGGATTATAATTGGAAGTTCAGTAGAGGTTAATTTACCAACCAAAAATTCGTTGTCTCAAAATTACCCAAATCCTTTCAATCCTTCGACTACGATACCTTTTAGCCTTTCTAAAGATAGTAATGTGAGTTTAAAAGTCTACAATTCCTCAGGTGAGTTTGTAGAGGAAATTGCAAATGGTTTTTTTCATGAAGGGAAAAACAGTATAGATTGGAAACCAACCACGGGCATATCATCTGGAGTTTACATAATCGTTATGAATACTGGTTCAGATAATTTTATCAGAAAGATTACACTAGTAAGGTGATAATATGAGAACATTTTTACTTTTAATAATATATCTGTCTCTGATTTCTGCTCCTCCAGGTTGGGAATATGAAGTCACAGATAAAAACCATACTTTTATTCTGATTAAAGAATCAAATCCAAATATTGGTAATGTTTTACTTACAACCGGTGATTGGATAGGGGCGTTCTACGACGATGAAGGAGTACTTAAATGTGCTGGTTATGTAATGTATCAGGCTGGTGTTAATAATGGTATGTCGGTTTTTGGTGATAATACCATGACTCCTGAAAAAGATGGTTTGGAAGTTGGTGAAGAAGTTAAATGGAAAATTTATAAGACTTCTACCCATACTCAGTATTCCGCAATCAGTGGGTTTATAGATCCAATTGTTCATCCATACTTATATTATACCGGTAGCGGAACATTTTTTCCTGATGCCATATCTGGGTTTGATAAATTAGGTACAGAGCTTACAACAAATGAAAAACCGGTTGTGGAAATACCTGATCAAACTACAGTTCAAGGTATTCCATTTCCTACTCTTATCCTTGATAATTATGTAAGTGATGATACTACTCCTCCAAGCAATATTGTATGGTCAACTGGAAATAGTCAGAAATTTGATATTACAATAAGTAACAGAATAGCTATGATTACTCCTAAAAATCCGAATTGGGTGGGTTCTGAAAGAATAACTTTTTATGCAAAAGATGAAGGTGGTTTTTATGGTGCAGATTATGTTCTGTTTACAATAAACGAAAATACGCCTCCTGTCATAACTGATATTCCTGACAAATCCATAACCTATGGTTCAGAATTTCCTGAGATTGATCTTGGGCTCTATGTGAGTGACGATTATACTTCTGATCTGGATATGGAATGGGAAATAACTGGAGGAGTAAATCTTTCAGTAATAATAAATCAATACAATATTGCTCAGGTCATAATCCTAGATGAAAATTGGTCAGGATCTGAGACTTTGACCTTTAAAGCAATTGATCAGGGAGGATTGTTCGATACCGATGATGCGGTTTTTACAATTACTGCGAATCAGGCTCCCTATGTTCATCAATTGGGTAATCCATCCATAATTTCTGGTGCTCAATTTCCGTCTTTTGATCTTGATGAATATGTGACTGACGATACGACTCCTGATCCACAAATTATTTGGTCTATTACAGGGAATACAAATATTCAATATTTTATAGATTCACAGAGAGTAATTAGCTTTACTTATACAGATGGTTGGACAGGTAGTGAAACTCTAAATTTCAAAGCAACCGATTCAGGAAATCTTTCTTCATCAAGAAATTCTATATATACAGTAACATCAACTACAAATCAGCCACCTGTTGTTTCAAATATAGCTGATCAAAGTATAAGCCCAGGCGAAGAATTTTTAACCATTTCACTGGATGACTATGTTTCAGATGACACGACTCCAGATAATCAGATATCGTGGAGTATTACAGGAAACAACAATTTAAATGTTGATATTTCTACTTCAAGGATAGTCACAATTACATATCCTGAGGGATGGACTGGTAATGAGATGTTGAATTTCAAGGCAATAGATCTCGATGGCCAATTTTCCAGTGATAATGCAACATTTGCTGTACTGGCAGGTGCAAACTTGCCACCAGTAATCTCAAACATTCCAGGTCAAATAATAATTGCAGGAGATGAGTTTGAAGTATTTGATCTTGATGATTATGTTTCTGATGACAATACTCCGGATGAGTTGATCTCTTGGCAAATAAGTGGTGATAACTTTTTAACAGTCACTATTGATCCTGAAAGACGTGTTACGATAACACCACCAAGTTTAACCTGGACAGGAAGTGAAACTTTGACTTTTAAAGCTAGTGATCAAGCAGGTTTGTATTCATATGATTCAGCAGATTTTACCGTTACTATTCCTGGAGGAAATCAGGAACCTTCGGTAACATCATTTCCATCTCAAACAATTGGTCAAGGATACAGTTTCGCCAATCTATATTTGGACTATTATGTTACTGATGATTTAACTCCGGACGAGAATATCATATGGAGTATAAGTAGTGGAACAAATATAATACCAACAATAGATGATAATCGAATATTAAGTTTTAATATTGTGAATCCAAATTGGATTGGAACGGAGATTTTTACGATTACTGCTACTGACGAAGGAGGTTTGTCAGATTATAACACTACTACTTTAAGCATTGTTGAGGGTGGTACTGGAAACGGTCCGGGTTGGGGCGTGATAGAGACGAATATATACCATACGATTTTGATTTATAATGATGCTACTCCATATATTAATGGGGTTAAAATTGTAAATGGTGATTATATAGGTGTTTTTTATGAAGTAGGGGATTCTCTTAGATGTGGCGGTTATATAGAATGGAGTGATTCAAAATCTGGAGCAGTTAAGGCGTTTGGTGACCTTCCGGCTACACCTTGGCAAGAAGGATTTGTTACAGATGAAATGTTTAAATGGAAGGTATGGAAAAGAAATACAAATCAAACATACAATGTTACAGCAGATTATTTTGAACCAAATGGTACGATAACCCATAGGGAGTTTTTTGCAGACAGAGGACTTTCCAGATTGGTTTCACTCGCAAATACAGACCCAAACAACAGACCTCCTCATGTAGGAAGTATTCCAGATCAAAATGTTTTTTTGGGAACACAATTTTCGCCGGTATTTTTAGATCCTTTTGTTTGTGATGATTATACGTCTGATGAGGATATCATATGGCAATTTGAATCTCAAAGATTTGATATCACTATTTCCGAAGGAAGAGAAGCTATCATAACACCAAAAGATTATTTCTGGTCAGGGAGTGAACTTGTCAGATTTACGGCGATTGACGAGGGAGGATTAACAGGCTACAAAGATGTTTTACTAATCGTAGATTCAAACACTTCCGTTCATCCCGGATGGAATTATAATATAACAGGGGGTAACCATACTCTCTTATTGTATGCAGATTCTTTCATTGGAATTGACGATATCCCTTTGACCGATAATGATTTTGTGGGTGTTTTTTACAATGACAATGGTGAGTGGAAATGTGGTGGTTATGCTCAGCATAATAGTGGTTTAAATTATGCGGTTTCTGCTTGGGCTGATGACCCTGATACAGACGATATCAAGGAAGGTTTTGTTGGTGGCGAGTACATCAAATGGAGAATTTGGAGACAAATTGATAACAGGGTTTTTGATTCGACGGCGAAATATTGGCCAGTTAATGGAACAACTATCACTGCAATGGGAAATTTTGTGATAGATGGTATTAGTAAGGTAAGTCAATTGTATTGTTATGATGGTAACAGTCCACAATGGGAATTTAATGTAACAGAAAATATGCATCAGGTACTAATGCTTTCTGATGCAGTGGTCGAGATAAATGGAGTTAGTCTTGCTGAAGGTGACTACATTGGAGCGTTTTACGAAGATTCAGGTATTTATAGATGTGGTGGATATATAAGATGGACTCAAAATATAGATAGAGTTATAAGAGTTTTCGGAGATCTTTTAGAGACTCAGGATAAAGAGGGTTTTTCAAATGATGAGTATTTAACATGGAGAATCTGGAAAAGATCAGATCAATCAATTTTTGAAACTGAAACAATCTATCAACCTGCAGGTGGTGTTATAACTGACACCGATCATTTTGCTACCGGCGGTTTGAGTAAAATCATTGAGATGTACAATCTTGGTAGCATTGATCATGATATTATCGTTAAATGGATTTTACCTTCAGAAGGTGGTTATGCAGAACTTTTAGAAACACATAATTTACAGTTTATTATCTCCGCTTACGATCCTGATGGAAATGATTTGATATATAATTGGAAACTTGATAATAATGCTGTATCTGCTGATTCTGTATTTATTTATACGCCAGATTACGGAGATGCAGGTTCTCATATAATTAATTTGGATGTAACCGATGGTGGAGCTGGGAATAAATTTTATCAATGGGATGTAAATGTAATTGAGTTTAATCTACCTCCTGAGATCTATTCTATTTCAGATAAGTTTATTGCAGAAAATGAGATTCTGATTTTTGATGTTAAAGCAACAGATCCCGAAGAAGATCCTGTTACATATCATATTGGAGATGGAATTAAACCAGGTATGAATATCAATCCTCAAACAGGACGATTTAATTGGTCTGTAAATAATCTTCAACAAGGTGTTCACTATCTTGATCTAATTGCAAGGCAGGGAACATATTCAAAAATGTTTAGAAAAGGAAAAGAAAGTGGCAATACAATACCTTTCTTAGCTGACACTACAACAGTAAAAATCACAGTTTATGATGTTTCCGGAAATATTGTAACTACAGGACTATATCCTAATTGGGGAGATCAGGTGGTTATGAGTGAAAATGACACTTTATCATTTACTGCTAACTGTTACAATAAGCTTGGGCATACTTTATATTATGAGTGGAAATTAAATAATAGTATTGTTTTATCTAGTGAAAATCATTATGACTTTATTACCGGGTACTCAAGTAGTGGAGAGTATGATATCAAGCTGAGTGTGGATGATCAGGAAGTTGGATCAACGCCGCTGGTTTATGAATGGCACCTGGTTGTCAATGAAGTAAATAGGGCTCCAGAAATTGTTAAAACTGTACCTTTACCGGGAAATCTAAAAATTTACGAATATGAGAATCTTGAGTTTACAATTGATGCCCACGATCCTGATGGTGATAATTTGAATTATCAGTGGTTTCTTGATGGACAAAAACAGAGTGATGAAAATTTTTCTTTTAATCTTAAAAAACCAATTGGTGTTTATTCAATTCTCGCAAAAGTCTCCGATGGAAAATCTGAACGTATTCAAGAGTGGGTGGTAAATGTTGAAGAAAATTTAATTGAGGATAATGAAATAGTGAAATGCTATCCAAATCCTTTTAACCCTACTACAACTATTTTGTTTACTTTGAAAGAGGATATGGTGGTTGAGTTTGAACTTTTCAATATCAAAGGTGAAGTTGTAAAGAAATGGAAGCCTAAAACCTATATGAGAGGTTATAATAATTTTGTTCTTCATGGTGAGTCTTTGACCTCGGGAGTGTATTTTGTTGCCATGAATTATCAATCGGCAAGGAATATGCATAGAATAATTGTAATTAAGTAGGATCCGAAATGAGAATCTTAAAACTATATATATTGATAATAATATTACTTATACTTTCCTGTGGGTGGAGTGATAAAAAGGATATTACTAGTCCGGAAAATGGAGCTCCTATAATTAGTTCATTGTCACTTTCAAATGATTCGGTATATACTGGATATTCTGTAACGCTAGTGTGTGATGCATATGATCCTGATGGTGATAAAATTGAATATAAATGGATCTATACAAATGGTACTGTTATTGGTCAAGGATATATTGTTCAATGGGAGAGTCCGGATGAAACAGGAATATATAGTATTCAGTGTCGGGTTACAGATGAGAATGGTGCAAGTAATTTAAAAACCAGAAATATCAAGGTTATCTCTGCAAATCCGCCGGTTTGTAATTTAGTACTTCCTGCAGACTCATTGATTCTAAACTATAATGATAATTTTTTGTTTCATTTCGAGGCTACTGATCCTGATGGGACGGTTGATTCTCTAAAAATTTATGTGGACGATATTTATAATACATCACTTAAAGAAGAGTATACTCTTACTGTAAATGCTTCTCAATTTTCAAGTGGGGAGCATAGTTATTATGGTATTGCCGTTGATAATTTGGGTGCTGAAACAAAAAGTGAAACGAGAAAATTTTTCATTCGTGAGAATCCAAATGTAATTGAGATGATGCCTGTGGCTCGGGGAACCTTTCTAATGGGAAGTGAAAATGGGAATCCAAATGAAGTTCCAGTACACGTAGTGAGTTTGACAAACGATGCATATTTTTCAAGAACAGAGATAACTGTAAATCAGATGTGTATATATCTAAATTATGCTTTTAACAATTCTATGCTAAGTCCTCCGGATGAATCAGGGAAAGTATACAATACTACAGGATTGTCTAAAACACTATTAAGTATTAGTGATCAGATTGTTTTTAATGATAACTCATTTCTACCTGTTCCGGGTAAGGAAAATTATCCAGTAATTGATATTAGCTGGTTTGGTGCTGCTTTTTTCTGCAATTTGATCTCTATGCATGAGAATCGAAATACATTGTATAATCTTTCAGATTGGAGTTGTAATGTTTATTCTTCTCAGAGCTCAGGTTATAGATTACCAACTGAAGCAGAATGGGAATATTCGGTAAAAATTCCAGGTGATCGTATTTATCCTTGGGGGAATAGTGAACCAGATCAAAGCTTTGCTGTTTATCAAACTGAAAAAATAAAATCAGTAATGAGCTGCTCTCCAAAAGGTGATTCTTTTTATGGTGTTTCAGACCTGTCCGGTAATGCTCGGGAATGGATAAATGATTCTTATGGTCTTTACAATGCTACAATACAGACTAATCCTGAGGGGGCTTCCGCATCAAATCTTAAAGTAGTAAGAGGCGGTAGTTGGCAATCAACAGGTTCCTATTTGAAAGCAACAACAAGAGATTTTCTTGAACCAGCAGTAATAGATAATAAAACAGGTTTTAGAGTATTACTTTATATTCCGTAGGTAAATTATGAAAATAAAACAATATGTACTGATACTTATTCTGATGTTCAATCTTTATTCGGTTCCATCAATATCTGGACCAGAATATTATCTTGTAAATGAAGGGCAAACAGTTTCCATTGATTTTGATGTGGAAGAGCCAAGTGGAAGTAATGTTATTTTTTTTCTTGGTGGAAATATTAGTAGTGGAATGTTCATCAATTCATTTTCCGGTATATTTTACTGGCAAACAGATTTTGATGATAGTGGATCGTATTCAGTGGAAATTATTGCCTCTTCAATAATTAATTCGGTAGTATATTCCGATACACTTAATCTAGCTATTGATGTAGTTGATGTAGACAGACCCATTGTTTTCAATACTGAACCAGCTCAAGGAGCTTTGTTAAATTGCTATGAAGGAGAAGTTCTTAATTTCAGTGTTGATGCTTACGATCCCGATGGTAATGATATTTGGTACGAATGGAAGGTTAATGGACAGCATATTTCAAGTAGTTCTTCAATGGTTATACAAACAGGATATCTTGAAACAGATCCATTTCATTCTGGAAATTATTCTGTATCCCTTACTATGGGAGAGCTAAACAGTGACAATTCTATTTATATAACTTGGCAATTGGCTATTTTGGATGTGAATAGAGATCCTATAATTACAACTATTTCACCTGAGCCTGGCAGTGTCAATATTGATGAAAATGAAGGGATTGTTTTTTATTGTGATGCATACGATCCTGATCTGGAAACCATTACATACTTATATGAATTAGACGGTGCTATTGTATCTCAAAATTCAGTTTATAATTTTCTCACAAATTACAATTCCGAAGGTAGTTATAATCTAAAGCTTTTCATAGGTGATGGCGTTAATATTGTTGAAAATGAGTGGTTGATTGAAGTGTCTGACGTTGATGCTCCAATAGAAATTATTGAAATTCTTCCCATAAGTGGAGGAAATCTCACAATCATTGAAAATGAATCTATCAATTTTTCTGTAAATGCCTTTGATCCAGATGGCTTGTTATTGTCCTACGAATGGTTACTTAACAATGTTACAGCATCAAACGAGAGTAGTTTTGTTTTTACTACAAATTATCAAAGTGCTGGACTTTACTATGTTAAACTAATTATTGACGGCGGTTTTACAGAACCAACTATTTTAAATTGGGAAGTATCGGTTCTCGAATATGACAGGCCAATTATAGTTGACTCAATACAACCAGCTCCCGGTAGTATGACTATAAACGAGTTGGAAAATATTATGTTTTCTATCGAGGCTCATGATCCAGATGGTAATGAATTGAGCTTTCAATATATGTTGGATAATTCTATTGTATCGTCACTTAGTACTTATCAATATGTTGCTGATTATTACAGTCAGGGGCAAAGAGTCGTGAAAGCTACCATAAATGATTATTCC
It contains:
- a CDS encoding right-handed parallel beta-helix repeat-containing protein; protein product: MRYIIILLYLSAISLYSSISVSGDIAVNTTWDTDTVYVSGNLNILNGVKLTVEAGTIVYFQENYKIDVNGSLVSNGALADSVYFTALSTGPGWKKIYFNNIDAANDSSLIEYTSFKFSNERAVYVNNSDKIRISNSLFSKNNGGAMLLYDSDIEMYNVDFTYNQSINKGGGLSVYNSSPKLYDCLFYFNQSNGGAAISTYNSDMEVYNSIISNNSSTGNGAISMESSNYPAFRNCLIVNNQSVNGGGVHQSDSFSRFYNCTISRNKATGSGNGLYFENGSDSYLINSIVFYNNNENQVYLADIASDISVSYSDVEGGSNGILRSSGLFNGLFYSSYSEIPGFVSKSAGSGSSYNGLSANWSLLSGSTLLNKGTIESDSLNLLTYDLNGNDRIYSSVRVDIGAYEILGNPPVIQSMVTQNVNENSNLSFSILVDDPESDDIHFSIIGGVESGMELDSLSGDFSWTPTFAQNGTYNVSFLAIEQTAHSYRDTLDLEIIVNDVDQNISINNIQPSLGGYYSVISGNSINFSIDAVDPDGNSLIYQWIVDFNQVSLTNNYMFTGSEGSYNVTLNLSDGQGKNYQTINWKIAVLPSDFQYNNTEFSHDITIPDDEILLNGVEVDEGDYFGVFYLDGTILSCAGYGEYRTDMNKVITVFGDDPMTGEKEGFTAGEEFIWQIWKKSDKSLKICAPIYSALGGGITGSYYFANGALSEVTDFYSDYQSISLPDHWDIFSLNTDPIYRNISSVFKLINDDVILVKDKNGSIYAPEYGINNIGDLILTDGYKVKLANPRELEITGLKIDTSLNSVNVVASTWSYIGYSYNEVASISAIVDGSLSPGQGDLTSDVVIIKSGDGRVFMPGNGINQIGNLEPGNGYQIYTSSDIEIIYPESTKDTVVEKKSWRKTENYIPVKPTGNDMVLIFSDEVLKSFEGRGELGVFCDDHCYGASVFEGENFAVTVFGDDISTMMKDGLVNDDKLQVKYYDIENGCETTLVLFTKDDEIMYRDNTIIMVDRIIIGSSVEVNLPTKNSLSQNYPNPFNPSTTIPFSLSKDSNVSLKVYNSSGEFVEEIANGFFHEGKNSIDWKPTTGISSGVYIIVMNTGSDNFIRKITLVR
- a CDS encoding T9SS type A sorting domain-containing protein, coding for MRTFLLLIIYLSLISAPPGWEYEVTDKNHTFILIKESNPNIGNVLLTTGDWIGAFYDDEGVLKCAGYVMYQAGVNNGMSVFGDNTMTPEKDGLEVGEEVKWKIYKTSTHTQYSAISGFIDPIVHPYLYYTGSGTFFPDAISGFDKLGTELTTNEKPVVEIPDQTTVQGIPFPTLILDNYVSDDTTPPSNIVWSTGNSQKFDITISNRIAMITPKNPNWVGSERITFYAKDEGGFYGADYVLFTINENTPPVITDIPDKSITYGSEFPEIDLGLYVSDDYTSDLDMEWEITGGVNLSVIINQYNIAQVIILDENWSGSETLTFKAIDQGGLFDTDDAVFTITANQAPYVHQLGNPSIISGAQFPSFDLDEYVTDDTTPDPQIIWSITGNTNIQYFIDSQRVISFTYTDGWTGSETLNFKATDSGNLSSSRNSIYTVTSTTNQPPVVSNIADQSISPGEEFLTISLDDYVSDDTTPDNQISWSITGNNNLNVDISTSRIVTITYPEGWTGNEMLNFKAIDLDGQFSSDNATFAVLAGANLPPVISNIPGQIIIAGDEFEVFDLDDYVSDDNTPDELISWQISGDNFLTVTIDPERRVTITPPSLTWTGSETLTFKASDQAGLYSYDSADFTVTIPGGNQEPSVTSFPSQTIGQGYSFANLYLDYYVTDDLTPDENIIWSISSGTNIIPTIDDNRILSFNIVNPNWIGTEIFTITATDEGGLSDYNTTTLSIVEGGTGNGPGWGVIETNIYHTILIYNDATPYINGVKIVNGDYIGVFYEVGDSLRCGGYIEWSDSKSGAVKAFGDLPATPWQEGFVTDEMFKWKVWKRNTNQTYNVTADYFEPNGTITHREFFADRGLSRLVSLANTDPNNRPPHVGSIPDQNVFLGTQFSPVFLDPFVCDDYTSDEDIIWQFESQRFDITISEGREAIITPKDYFWSGSELVRFTAIDEGGLTGYKDVLLIVDSNTSVHPGWNYNITGGNHTLLLYADSFIGIDDIPLTDNDFVGVFYNDNGEWKCGGYAQHNSGLNYAVSAWADDPDTDDIKEGFVGGEYIKWRIWRQIDNRVFDSTAKYWPVNGTTITAMGNFVIDGISKVSQLYCYDGNSPQWEFNVTENMHQVLMLSDAVVEINGVSLAEGDYIGAFYEDSGIYRCGGYIRWTQNIDRVIRVFGDLLETQDKEGFSNDEYLTWRIWKRSDQSIFETETIYQPAGGVITDTDHFATGGLSKIIEMYNLGSIDHDIIVKWILPSEGGYAELLETHNLQFIISAYDPDGNDLIYNWKLDNNAVSADSVFIYTPDYGDAGSHIINLDVTDGGAGNKFYQWDVNVIEFNLPPEIYSISDKFIAENEILIFDVKATDPEEDPVTYHIGDGIKPGMNINPQTGRFNWSVNNLQQGVHYLDLIARQGTYSKMFRKGKESGNTIPFLADTTTVKITVYDVSGNIVTTGLYPNWGDQVVMSENDTLSFTANCYNKLGHTLYYEWKLNNSIVLSSENHYDFITGYSSSGEYDIKLSVDDQEVGSTPLVYEWHLVVNEVNRAPEIVKTVPLPGNLKIYEYENLEFTIDAHDPDGDNLNYQWFLDGQKQSDENFSFNLKKPIGVYSILAKVSDGKSERIQEWVVNVEENLIEDNEIVKCYPNPFNPTTTILFTLKEDMVVEFELFNIKGEVVKKWKPKTYMRGYNNFVLHGESLTSGVYFVAMNYQSARNMHRIIVIK
- a CDS encoding formylglycine-generating enzyme family protein; translated protein: MRILKLYILIIILLILSCGWSDKKDITSPENGAPIISSLSLSNDSVYTGYSVTLVCDAYDPDGDKIEYKWIYTNGTVIGQGYIVQWESPDETGIYSIQCRVTDENGASNLKTRNIKVISANPPVCNLVLPADSLILNYNDNFLFHFEATDPDGTVDSLKIYVDDIYNTSLKEEYTLTVNASQFSSGEHSYYGIAVDNLGAETKSETRKFFIRENPNVIEMMPVARGTFLMGSENGNPNEVPVHVVSLTNDAYFSRTEITVNQMCIYLNYAFNNSMLSPPDESGKVYNTTGLSKTLLSISDQIVFNDNSFLPVPGKENYPVIDISWFGAAFFCNLISMHENRNTLYNLSDWSCNVYSSQSSGYRLPTEAEWEYSVKIPGDRIYPWGNSEPDQSFAVYQTEKIKSVMSCSPKGDSFYGVSDLSGNAREWINDSYGLYNATIQTNPEGASASNLKVVRGGSWQSTGSYLKATTRDFLEPAVIDNKTGFRVLLYIP